The proteins below are encoded in one region of Leptotrichia sp. oral taxon 218:
- the recO gene encoding DNA repair protein RecO has product MEIFKINGIILKKKEYGENNLLVTIFSKEIGKILAMSFGVTKSKKRSLAAYNPMNIVEFTISKRNNFYSIKEANITKVFKNILSDIEKLEISLYILDCIDKIYDESVENERFFLKLTDILSYINETDELKQGYKYYIIVAFLHRIMAEHGIYEIGEIKSLLKKELFLEYKKILTLNKDLNFQEKVEKHKKSLKKIIIIFEKYINMQLQVELNVQKFILEGIYGK; this is encoded by the coding sequence ATGGAGATTTTTAAAATAAATGGAATAATATTGAAAAAGAAAGAATATGGAGAAAATAACTTATTGGTTACTATTTTTTCCAAAGAAATTGGTAAAATTTTGGCAATGTCATTTGGAGTGACAAAGTCTAAAAAAAGAAGTTTAGCTGCGTATAATCCGATGAATATTGTCGAATTTACCATTTCGAAAAGAAATAATTTTTATTCAATAAAAGAGGCAAATATAACAAAAGTTTTTAAAAATATTTTGAGTGACATTGAAAAACTGGAAATATCGTTATATATTTTGGACTGTATAGACAAAATTTATGATGAAAGTGTTGAAAATGAAAGATTTTTTTTAAAATTAACGGATATTTTGAGTTATATAAACGAAACGGATGAATTAAAGCAAGGTTATAAATATTATATTATTGTGGCGTTCTTGCATAGAATTATGGCAGAACACGGAATTTATGAAATTGGCGAAATAAAATCGCTTTTAAAAAAAGAATTATTTTTAGAATATAAAAAAATATTGACTTTAAATAAAGATTTAAATTTTCAGGAAAAAGTCGAAAAGCATAAAAAAAGTTTAAAAAAAATAATTATTATTTTTGAAAAATATATAAATATGCAGTTGCAAGTGGAACTAAATGTACAAAAATTTATTTTGGAGGGAATTTATGGAAAATAA
- a CDS encoding ABC transporter permease: protein MVEFFIAFRHIVERKFQSIFSTLGIAIAVTVFIVSLTVSNGLGRNMINSLLTMSPHILIKHKKKNFFENYGEVVENLKKVEGVKAVIPKINSQSIIKSQGFARGVLAYGIMPDNVKNDLDLRMIAGNNNVEELNSILVGEELAKGMGLKVGQEISLVSAENNEIKLIVRGIFKTGFLEYDTNLAIVPMKTMQISADQGEVATDIWVKTINPQKVENVEKKIISNNVIPHSEYGILDWKMLNQSLLNAVRFEKFVLIAILSLLLLIASFAVSVILNMVVREKIKDIGILKSIGYTNKNIRRIFMIEGLLLGFFGMIMGSILSPIVLFVLKILFKVFMKNGTYYLEELPLYISAKELVIIYVVTVIVIFISTIFPASRAAKLKPVEALKYE, encoded by the coding sequence ATGGTGGAGTTTTTTATTGCGTTTAGGCACATTGTGGAGAGAAAATTTCAAAGTATATTTTCTACGCTTGGAATTGCAATTGCTGTGACAGTTTTTATTGTGTCGTTGACTGTGTCAAATGGACTTGGAAGAAATATGATTAATTCGCTTCTTACAATGAGTCCACATATTTTGATAAAGCACAAGAAAAAGAATTTTTTTGAAAATTATGGCGAAGTGGTGGAAAATCTGAAAAAGGTGGAAGGTGTAAAGGCTGTTATTCCAAAAATAAATAGTCAGTCAATTATAAAGTCACAGGGATTTGCAAGAGGAGTTTTGGCTTATGGAATTATGCCAGATAATGTGAAAAATGACTTGGATTTGAGAATGATTGCTGGAAATAACAATGTTGAAGAACTTAATTCGATTTTAGTTGGAGAAGAATTGGCAAAGGGAATGGGACTTAAGGTCGGTCAAGAGATAAGCCTTGTTTCAGCGGAAAACAACGAAATAAAATTAATTGTGCGTGGGATTTTTAAAACAGGATTTTTGGAATATGACACAAATCTTGCTATAGTTCCTATGAAAACCATGCAAATATCAGCAGACCAAGGAGAAGTGGCGACAGATATTTGGGTGAAAACGATTAACCCGCAGAAAGTTGAAAATGTTGAGAAAAAAATAATTTCAAATAATGTAATTCCTCATTCAGAATATGGAATTTTGGATTGGAAAATGCTTAATCAAAGTCTTTTAAATGCAGTTAGATTTGAAAAATTCGTTTTAATCGCCATTTTAAGTCTTTTATTGTTAATTGCAAGTTTTGCCGTGTCGGTTATTTTAAATATGGTTGTCAGAGAAAAAATTAAAGATATTGGAATTTTAAAATCAATTGGTTATACAAATAAAAATATTCGTAGAATTTTTATGATAGAAGGACTTTTGCTAGGATTTTTTGGGATGATAATGGGAAGCATACTTTCGCCGATTGTTTTATTTGTGCTAAAAATATTGTTTAAAGTATTTATGAAAAATGGAACTTATTATTTGGAAGAGCTGCCACTTTATATTTCGGCAAAAGAATTAGTTATAATATATGTTGTTACGGTTATAGTTATATTTATTTCAACTATTTTTCCAGCGTCAAGAGCGGCAAAATTAAAACCTGTGGAGGCTTTAAAATATGAATAA
- a CDS encoding ABC transporter ATP-binding protein, which produces MNKIIELKNVNKIYKTKVEEIHILKDISLAFNKGDFVSIQGKSGSGKTSLLNILGLLDEPTNGEIIIHGEKVDYKNENMKNIIRNEKIGFVFQFHYLLNEFTALENVMMPSLINKNMTHDKAKKKAKELLSLVNLENRTKHKPMELSGGEKQRVAIARAMMNDPDIILADEPTGNLDTETSNIINELFIKINKERQQSIIIVTHSLELANLAKYKYKIENGKFNMILPTIKL; this is translated from the coding sequence ATGAATAAAATAATAGAATTAAAAAATGTTAATAAAATTTATAAAACGAAAGTTGAAGAAATTCACATATTAAAAGATATTAGTTTGGCATTTAATAAAGGAGATTTTGTTTCCATTCAAGGAAAATCTGGAAGTGGAAAAACTTCGCTTTTAAATATTTTGGGACTTTTGGATGAGCCAACAAATGGTGAAATTATAATTCATGGTGAAAAGGTTGACTATAAAAATGAAAATATGAAAAATATCATAAGAAATGAAAAAATAGGTTTTGTCTTTCAATTTCACTATTTATTAAATGAGTTTACAGCACTGGAAAATGTCATGATGCCGTCTTTAATAAATAAAAATATGACTCACGATAAAGCCAAAAAAAAAGCAAAAGAACTTTTGTCACTTGTAAATTTGGAAAATCGTACAAAACATAAGCCAATGGAATTATCTGGTGGTGAGAAACAAAGAGTTGCTATAGCTAGAGCTATGATGAATGACCCAGATATAATTTTGGCAGATGAGCCGACAGGAAATCTGGACACGGAAACGAGTAATATAATAAATGAATTATTTATCAAAATAAATAAAGAAAGACAGCAGTCAATAATAATTGTAACTCACAGCTTGGAACTTGCAAATTTGGCAAAATATAAATATAAAATTGAAAATGGTAAATTTAATATGATTTTGCCGACGATAAAATTATAA
- a CDS encoding V-type ATP synthase subunit I — translation MAIVKMSKFDLVIFGSKRAEILKKLQRFKEVNFVDIKLNNNEGEDESGSKNRKNDEINGNKIEGVTKYVNNEELTHIEERLHQVRSAISLIKKYDERKTRLRDVIKGNENYTFDELYKKVLSYDWKKVSSELNDIGAQYANIKSRISKKYSKYDEIDLWERLDVNPKELKKLKKVNSYLGTVPLKLKGTFIEQISKLSNTYYEELKIVKDEVYYLVISLIEKNESEKLSEVFRNSSFTVANLDIDAVPQDYKDNLQKEISELKKEKRKLKSKIKSYGEDLSDLEAIYEYLQNKKLRISESEKLAQTKNTNIINGWIPTAKKDEFEKLINEETNGNYYVSFEEARKDDETVPIKLKNGKVSANFETLTQMYAYPRYNEIDPTPLFTPFYILFFGMMGADVGYGLVLLLATAITLKIVNLNDSMKKSVKFFFYLSFSVIFWGFLYGSYFGATIPNMWRLVDPSSQYNKLLIGSIAFGVVHIFVGLGIKAYMLIRDGKSLDAIYDVLFWYMSLAGGIVFLIFKLKNLSPVVTQVSMWVMILGMVGIVLTGGREAKGVGAKLGGGLYSLYGISSYIGDFVSYSRLMALGLSGGFIASTINMIAGMIAGNWAGMIFVPVILVFGHLFNMFLSFLGAYVHTSRLMYVEYFGKFYEGGGKPFKDFRTETKKINLKD, via the coding sequence ATGGCAATAGTAAAGATGAGTAAATTTGATTTGGTCATTTTTGGTTCTAAGAGAGCAGAAATACTAAAAAAACTTCAGAGATTTAAAGAAGTCAATTTTGTTGATATAAAATTAAACAATAATGAAGGCGAAGATGAAAGTGGAAGCAAAAATAGAAAAAATGATGAAATCAATGGAAATAAAATTGAAGGTGTAACAAAATATGTGAACAATGAAGAATTGACACATATTGAAGAAAGACTTCATCAAGTGAGAAGTGCAATTTCCTTGATAAAAAAGTATGATGAGAGAAAAACTCGTTTGAGAGATGTCATTAAGGGAAATGAAAATTACACATTTGATGAATTGTATAAAAAAGTTTTGTCGTATGACTGGAAAAAAGTATCTTCTGAATTAAATGATATTGGAGCTCAATATGCCAATATTAAGAGCAGAATTTCTAAAAAATACAGCAAATATGATGAAATTGATTTATGGGAAAGACTTGATGTGAATCCGAAAGAATTAAAAAAATTAAAAAAAGTTAATTCTTATTTGGGAACTGTGCCGTTAAAATTAAAAGGTACATTTATTGAGCAAATTTCAAAATTGAGTAATACTTATTACGAAGAATTAAAAATTGTAAAAGATGAAGTTTATTATCTTGTGATTTCACTTATTGAAAAAAATGAGAGTGAAAAATTGTCGGAAGTATTTAGAAATAGCAGTTTTACTGTAGCAAATCTTGATATAGATGCAGTTCCACAAGATTACAAGGATAATTTACAAAAAGAAATTTCTGAATTAAAAAAAGAAAAAAGAAAATTAAAATCAAAAATCAAATCATATGGTGAAGATTTATCAGATTTAGAAGCAATTTATGAATATTTACAAAATAAAAAATTGAGAATTTCTGAATCTGAAAAATTAGCACAGACAAAAAATACAAATATTATAAATGGTTGGATACCAACGGCAAAAAAAGATGAATTTGAAAAATTAATAAACGAAGAAACAAACGGAAATTATTATGTAAGTTTTGAAGAAGCTAGAAAAGATGATGAAACAGTTCCAATTAAACTAAAAAATGGAAAAGTTTCGGCTAACTTTGAAACTTTGACACAGATGTATGCTTATCCAAGATACAATGAAATTGATCCAACACCGTTATTTACACCATTTTATATCTTGTTTTTTGGTATGATGGGAGCTGATGTTGGGTATGGATTAGTTCTTTTACTTGCAACAGCCATCACTTTAAAAATTGTTAATTTAAATGACAGTATGAAAAAATCAGTTAAATTTTTCTTTTACTTGAGTTTTTCAGTTATCTTTTGGGGATTTTTATACGGTTCATATTTTGGTGCAACAATACCGAATATGTGGCGTCTAGTTGATCCTTCAAGTCAGTATAATAAGCTTCTTATAGGTTCTATTGCATTTGGAGTTGTCCATATTTTTGTAGGACTTGGAATAAAAGCGTATATGTTAATTCGTGATGGAAAATCGCTTGACGCAATTTATGATGTATTATTTTGGTATATGTCACTTGCAGGTGGAATTGTATTTTTAATTTTCAAATTAAAGAATTTATCGCCTGTCGTAACTCAAGTTTCAATGTGGGTAATGATTTTAGGAATGGTTGGAATTGTGCTAACAGGTGGAAGAGAAGCTAAAGGTGTCGGTGCAAAACTAGGTGGTGGACTATACAGCCTTTACGGAATTTCAAGTTATATCGGAGATTTTGTATCTTATTCAAGACTTATGGCGTTAGGACTTTCTGGTGGATTTATCGCTTCAACAATTAATATGATCGCAGGAATGATTGCGGGAAATTGGGCTGGAATGATATTTGTGCCTGTGATTTTAGTATTTGGACATCTATTTAATATGTTTTTATCGTTCTTGGGTGCATATGTTCATACATCAAGACTTATGTATGTAGAATATTTTGGAAAATTTTACGAAGGTGGAGGAAAACCTTTTAAAGATTTTAGAACAGAAACTAAAAAAATAAATTTAAAAGACTAA
- a CDS encoding V-type ATP synthase subunit K: protein MNLNLSQFLAQNGGAVFATLGAALATLLAGIGSAKGVGLVGEVATGLMSEEPEKFGKSLVLQLLPGTQGLYGFVIGLMVLGKITKDLSVANGLGILMACLPIAIAGYGSAIAQGRVAASGISLLAKNEEQNTKGIIYAVMVETYALLAFVVSIMLLGKF from the coding sequence ATGAATTTGAATTTATCACAATTTTTAGCGCAAAATGGAGGTGCTGTATTTGCAACATTAGGAGCAGCATTAGCGACATTATTAGCAGGAATAGGGTCTGCTAAAGGAGTAGGATTAGTTGGGGAAGTAGCGACAGGACTTATGAGTGAAGAACCAGAAAAATTTGGTAAATCACTAGTATTACAATTATTGCCAGGTACGCAAGGATTATATGGTTTCGTTATTGGACTTATGGTTTTAGGAAAAATTACTAAAGATCTTTCTGTTGCAAATGGTTTAGGAATTTTAATGGCTTGTCTTCCAATTGCAATCGCAGGATATGGTTCAGCAATTGCACAAGGTAGAGTAGCAGCTTCAGGAATTAGCTTACTTGCAAAAAATGAAGAACAAAATACAAAAGGTATAATTTATGCGGTAATGGTTGAAACTTACGCACTACTTGCATTCGTAGTATCTATTATGTTGTTAGGTAAATTTTAA
- a CDS encoding V-type ATP synthase subunit E: MSSIDNLTSKILSDAKAAGEQIVSEAQEKADKKYEKSMKQVSQKKEKILESAKKEQVLLTDRIKSSANLKIRNEKLKAKQIVIDKVIEKLKEKLSNMKKQDYMAYLNKNIDKNSISSKELIVKKEFLQDVKKEFKNAKIKENEFVSSGFIIEENGVQKNYTFEVKIDFMRDELEVEISKLLFS; this comes from the coding sequence ATGTCTAGCATTGACAATTTGACATCAAAGATTTTAAGTGATGCAAAAGCTGCTGGAGAGCAGATTGTGAGTGAAGCGCAAGAAAAAGCTGATAAAAAATATGAAAAAAGTATGAAACAAGTTTCACAAAAAAAAGAAAAAATTCTTGAATCAGCAAAAAAAGAACAAGTGCTTTTAACTGATAGAATAAAATCAAGTGCAAATTTGAAAATAAGAAATGAAAAATTAAAAGCAAAACAAATAGTAATTGATAAAGTTATAGAAAAGTTAAAAGAAAAATTATCAAATATGAAAAAACAAGATTATATGGCGTATTTAAATAAAAATATTGATAAAAATTCGATTTCTTCAAAAGAATTAATTGTAAAAAAAGAATTTTTGCAAGATGTGAAAAAAGAATTTAAAAACGCTAAAATTAAAGAAAATGAATTTGTAAGTTCAGGATTTATTATTGAAGAAAATGGTGTTCAAAAGAACTATACTTTTGAAGTAAAAATAGATTTTATGAGAGATGAATTGGAAGTTGAAATTTCAAAACTTCTTTTCTCATAA
- the nrdR gene encoding transcriptional regulator NrdR encodes MRCPFCGNENTKVVDSRAYFEGNSIKRRRECEKCGKRFTTHEKVAELSLKVIKKSGERQSYSREKVYNGIIRAFEKRYCDTEKIEEVIDRIEREILTEYSGEIKSNILGDKILSYLIDLDEIAYVRFASVYKKFDSLDSFIFEIEKIRNDKKIKK; translated from the coding sequence ATGAGATGTCCGTTTTGTGGAAATGAAAATACTAAAGTAGTTGATAGTCGTGCATATTTTGAAGGAAATTCAATCAAAAGACGAAGAGAATGTGAAAAGTGTGGCAAAAGATTTACAACGCATGAAAAAGTTGCGGAGTTGTCGCTAAAAGTGATAAAAAAAAGTGGTGAAAGACAATCTTATTCTCGTGAAAAAGTTTATAATGGTATTATTCGTGCATTTGAAAAAAGATATTGTGATACTGAAAAAATTGAAGAAGTTATAGATAGAATCGAGCGAGAAATTTTAACAGAATATTCTGGTGAGATAAAATCAAATATTTTAGGTGATAAAATACTTTCATATTTAATAGATTTAGATGAGATTGCATATGTTAGGTTTGCTTCTGTCTATAAAAAGTTTGATAGTTTGGACAGTTTTATTTTTGAAATTGAAAAAATTAGAAATGACAAAAAAATAAAAAAATAA
- a CDS encoding V-type ATP synthase subunit C, with translation MDRMDYGQSVVTIRVLEKRLLTKNRLERMIESETCEEVLKLLSETEYSQNMTDIQNSRDYEKILKRETERVFSLVRNMSKNKEVVDILSLKYDYHNLKVLIKSKVFEKDNTNLLMNAGTIDITKFKTKSETQSLDLPEEILEAIAEIKKEENLTPQKIDIIVEKYYFKNLVNLSKKIDVKVITDYVKGLIDFQNIITLFRVQKQKRDAKFLDSVIFDGGTISKDKIVGSLNDSPETILNKFKKEKLGPYLVKGVEVFNETKRLSEFEKISDNYLMELNKESKYIVFGPEPLFTYLVAKEREINAIRLIMVSKINNISSEKIRERLRDTYA, from the coding sequence ATGGATAGAATGGATTACGGTCAAAGTGTCGTAACTATTAGGGTACTAGAAAAAAGACTCTTAACTAAAAATAGGCTTGAGCGAATGATAGAATCTGAAACTTGCGAAGAGGTTTTAAAATTATTGTCAGAAACTGAGTATTCTCAAAATATGACGGACATTCAAAATAGCAGAGATTATGAAAAAATTTTAAAAAGAGAAACAGAAAGAGTTTTTTCACTAGTTCGCAATATGTCTAAAAATAAAGAAGTTGTTGATATTTTGTCGCTAAAATACGACTATCACAATTTGAAAGTATTGATAAAAAGCAAAGTTTTTGAAAAGGATAACACAAATTTATTGATGAATGCTGGAACAATTGATATAACAAAATTTAAGACAAAATCTGAAACTCAAAGTTTAGATTTGCCAGAAGAAATTTTGGAAGCGATTGCAGAAATAAAAAAAGAGGAAAATCTTACTCCGCAAAAAATTGATATTATTGTAGAAAAATATTATTTCAAAAATTTAGTAAATTTATCAAAAAAAATTGATGTGAAAGTTATAACGGATTATGTCAAAGGACTTATTGATTTTCAAAATATAATAACTTTATTTAGAGTTCAAAAACAAAAAAGAGATGCAAAATTTTTGGACAGCGTAATATTTGATGGCGGAACAATTTCAAAAGATAAAATTGTGGGATCATTGAATGACAGTCCAGAGACAATTTTAAATAAATTTAAAAAAGAAAAATTGGGACCGTATTTAGTAAAAGGTGTCGAAGTTTTTAATGAAACAAAAAGATTATCGGAATTTGAAAAAATATCAGATAATTATTTGATGGAATTAAATAAAGAGTCTAAATACATTGTATTTGGACCTGAACCGTTATTTACATATCTTGTTGCAAAAGAGCGTGAAATCAATGCAATTAGACTTATTATGGTCAGCAAAATTAATAACATAAGTTCAGAGAAAATAAGGGAAAGGCTGCGTGATACATATGCATAA
- the dinB gene encoding DNA polymerase IV — protein sequence MESEKIYLHYDMDAFFASIEQRDNPSLRGKAIAVGSGVVTTASYEARKFGVKSAMAMANAKRLCPHLKVIYPRKNFYFLEGEKIQNLIKKVIKIYEFTSVDEGYLDITQFILAENQTRARKISKIKRFIKKFKEYIYKNMNLTCSVGIGFSKVSAKIASDANKPNGFFIFEDKNHFVNYIFEKDFSIIPGIGKKTKEILNFDFEATKVSQLYEISRNELIRKFGASRGEYIYDVIRGEHFSKINVDKKRKSYGYEITFNQNVNEIYELQEELRAQVEKICQKLKEKKEFVKTITVKIKYSDFTGHTRSKTLENTTNDEKLIYKVALENFSHFVKKDEVRLIGIYVSNIFKRSFIQLKLIDET from the coding sequence ATGGAAAGTGAGAAAATATATCTTCATTATGATATGGACGCATTTTTTGCTTCAATTGAGCAAAGAGATAATCCAAGTTTGCGTGGAAAAGCAATTGCGGTTGGAAGCGGAGTTGTTACAACGGCAAGTTATGAAGCTAGAAAGTTTGGAGTGAAATCAGCTATGGCGATGGCGAATGCAAAAAGACTGTGTCCACATTTAAAAGTGATTTATCCAAGAAAGAATTTTTATTTTTTGGAAGGAGAAAAAATACAGAATTTAATAAAAAAAGTTATTAAAATATATGAATTTACTTCGGTAGATGAAGGATATTTGGATATAACCCAGTTTATTTTGGCAGAAAATCAAACTAGAGCTCGAAAAATTTCTAAAATAAAGAGATTTATAAAAAAATTTAAAGAATATATCTATAAAAATATGAATTTGACTTGTTCGGTTGGAATAGGATTTAGCAAAGTTAGTGCAAAAATTGCAAGTGACGCCAATAAGCCAAATGGATTTTTTATTTTTGAAGATAAAAATCATTTTGTGAATTATATTTTTGAAAAAGATTTTTCAATAATTCCTGGAATTGGGAAAAAGACGAAAGAAATTTTAAATTTTGATTTTGAAGCAACTAAAGTTTCACAGCTTTATGAGATTTCGAGAAATGAATTAATTAGGAAATTTGGAGCAAGTAGAGGCGAATATATTTATGATGTTATTCGAGGAGAGCATTTTTCCAAAATTAATGTTGACAAAAAAAGAAAATCTTATGGCTATGAAATAACTTTTAACCAAAATGTCAATGAAATTTATGAATTGCAAGAAGAGTTAAGAGCACAAGTTGAAAAAATTTGTCAAAAGTTAAAAGAAAAAAAAGAATTTGTAAAAACAATTACAGTAAAAATAAAATATTCTGATTTTACTGGACACACTCGCTCAAAAACACTTGAAAATACAACAAATGATGAAAAATTAATTTATAAAGTTGCACTTGAAAATTTTAGTCATTTCGTAAAAAAAGATGAAGTAAGACTCATTGGAATTTATGTGAGCAACATTTTTAAAAGGAGCTTTATCCAGTTAAAACTGATTGATGAAACTTGA
- a CDS encoding V-type ATP synthase subunit F, with protein sequence MHKIGVVGDKDTILPFKALGLCVYPVITKEEARHSIDEMAKNNFGIIFVTEQTAVLVKDTIERYTDKIVPAVIVIPNNQGTLGLGLSKIDEYVEKAIGSNIF encoded by the coding sequence ATGCATAAAATAGGTGTTGTTGGAGATAAAGATACAATTTTACCATTTAAAGCACTGGGACTTTGCGTGTATCCTGTAATAACTAAAGAAGAGGCGAGACATTCCATAGATGAGATGGCGAAAAATAACTTTGGTATTATTTTTGTAACTGAGCAGACAGCCGTTTTGGTAAAAGATACGATTGAAAGATATACAGATAAAATAGTGCCGGCCGTTATTGTCATTCCTAATAATCAAGGAACACTTGGATTAGGATTAAGTAAAATAGACGAATATGTAGAAAAAGCAATAGGCTCTAACATATTTTAA
- a CDS encoding PTS sugar transporter subunit IIA: MENKKIADYIQTDTICLNLKSTSKNSVIKELFENLKECGLVKNEELALNDIFLREKMGTTGIGRKIALPHAKTKAVDELIVTFGISKNGIEYESLDEDKVNIFFMFLCPENQTQEYLRILARISRFIREERFVDSLLKAKTNEEIVKIIREEEN, from the coding sequence ATGGAAAATAAAAAGATAGCTGATTATATTCAGACAGATACGATTTGTTTGAATTTAAAATCAACCAGTAAAAATTCGGTTATAAAAGAACTTTTTGAAAATTTAAAAGAATGTGGTTTGGTAAAAAATGAAGAATTGGCGCTAAATGATATTTTTTTGCGTGAAAAAATGGGAACTACAGGAATTGGAAGAAAAATTGCTTTGCCGCATGCTAAAACTAAAGCGGTTGATGAGTTGATAGTAACTTTTGGAATTTCTAAAAATGGAATTGAATATGAATCGCTTGATGAAGATAAAGTTAATATTTTCTTTATGTTTTTATGTCCTGAGAATCAAACTCAGGAATATTTAAGAATACTTGCGAGAATTTCTAGGTTTATTAGGGAAGAAAGATTTGTTGATTCTTTATTAAAGGCAAAGACAAACGAAGAAATCGTAAAAATTATAAGAGAAGAAGAAAATTAG